ATACTCCCGGCATGAGTGGAACAAGTGCATCCGTACACCCCCGTCACCAGTGGCATGGCGCATCCATTGGCATCCACCACTTCAAAAGAATAAGCCTGTCCGTTGGCAAACAAAGCGGAAGTGTAGGTGCCGCCTGTTGTCAGTTCGCCATTCACGCTGTAAGGTTGGTTTCCGCCTTCCATGAAAAGCGTGATGGAGTAATTTTCGTTCACATTGTCGCAAGTGCGCAGCAAGTCGGTCAGCACGGGCGAGTCATTGAACTGCAATGTCACTTCGTCGGTGCCGAGGCATCCATCCACATCAGAGGTCCACGTCAGAACGTAGGTGCCGAATGCGGAAACCGTCACGACGGCCACCGAATCATTGGGGTTGCTAAACAGCACCGTTGCGCCCGGCGGTGCGCTACTCACCGACCACACGCTCGTGCCGTTCACGTCCTCGGCGAACATCTGCAAAACCAATCCACAAGTGTCGCGGTCATCACCTGCGTTTGACACGGGGTTTTGGAAAAAAACGACGGGCTGACCCGCCGCGACGGAGAGGCAAGGGTCGTCGGGGTCAGGGAGACCGCCCAAACCATTGCCCACCACAAAAGAGGCGTAATAGTTCTTGCCGTAGATCATACCGTCCTCAAAAACAAAAACGCCAGTGGTGTTTTGCGCAACGACCCCGCCCAAAGAAGGCCCTGAGTTTTCATGCAACACAAACGACCACACATCATTGGGGTCGAGGGTTTCGCCACCCAGATGCTCCACGATGGCACTGTCTCCCTCACACACAGTGATTGGTGCCGGATTCATGGCACCCGCGAAGCTGATACAGGCACAATCAACCGAGTCGTTGAGCAAAGGCGAGACACAACCGTTGGCATCTTCGATGTAGAAAGAATACGACTGACCGCTCGGTATGGGGTCTGAAACAAAGTTGCTGCCCGATATGGTGCCTGCTCCCAGTACGATGTAGGGTGCCACGCCTCCCAAAATAGGAAATGACACGGTATAAAATTCTCCCAATCCGTCGCACGCAATTTCAATTGGGCCTGCTATGGGCGTTTCCCGAAAATCAATCAGCACGTCACTGCTATCCGCGCAAATGCCATTGGTCTCTGTCCATCTGAAAAGATATTGACCGGGTTGGCTGGCCGTGACGCTCGTCGCCGCCGAATCAGGGCTGGAAAAAACGACCGTGCCGGGGCCAGATACAAGCGCCCAACTACCCACGCTACCCGACACGCTTTTGATGGCTTGCAAAAAAGCTGTAGAGTCACACTCCGCGTCGTCAGCCCCCGCGTTCGCTACAGGCAACTCGTTCACCGTCACTGTGAGACAATTTTGCAAGCTTGTGTCGCAGCCATTGCTTGCCATGGCGCACACATAGCTAATGGGCACATCTCCCCACTCCACCACGACGGTTTCCGTGTGCTGCCCCGACACGATGGTGCCGCCAGTGGTTTGCCAGACATAAAAACTTGCGCCGGCGACGGGAGCGACCGTGTAGGTATGAGTCGCGCCTTCGCACACATTGCCAACGCCTTGCACAACGGGAACAGCAGGCGTTCCCTGCTGCTGGGAAATCGTCACGTTCACGCAGTTGGAGGTGATTTTTCCGCAAAAAGGCGGTTGGTTGGAATTGAGTTGGATGGCCAACTCCACAAGGGTCAACACCCCGTTGGGCGGCGGCAGCAGGCTCGACTGCGCGGTGAGGTACGACATTCCACAGACCGTGTAGTTGCCCGGCGGGAAAGCCGTCAGGTCGGGTTGCATCTGATATGAAAGGAGTACGCCACCCGAACCGCCCACCAGATAGGTGTAGGTGTATTCCGGTGTGGGCGGCAGCGCGTTGGGTGGCACAAAAGTGGGGGGCAAATTCAGATTGAGCGACGCATCGCCCGCACAAGCCGACACGTCCGGCTGAAGCAAGTTGCCCGCGTTGGCTGCGCAATTGACACATTCCACCCCGACGGCATCGCAGAAAATGATTTCAAAACCAAGCAAATTGCCCCCGTGCGTTGACTGCAAATCCGAAACGCTCAGCGTCCATTGACCATTCACGGTGCCGCCGTTGAAGTCTTCAAAACAACCGCTCGCGGGATGGTAGGAGCCTGAATAATTGCCAAAAAGCCCCCAGTTTTGATTATTGCTCCACTGCCCGGCAAAGCCGGGGTCGGGGCTAGGGGGGGTGCCGCAAGGGAGGAAAAGCACGTTCCAAGTGGTGAAATTGGTAAAATCAAAAAAACCGGTTGGGCCAACCAATGTTACCGTTTGCCCGGAGGGAGAAGTCAGTGAAATTTGCAGGTCGCCGAGGTATTCGTGGTCGAATTGCAGCCTTACCCCACAGATGCCTTGGCCATTTTGGCCCAAGACGGGATTGGAGGCGTTTTGTATTTGCACGGCAAAATTGCCCGTGAAGCCATCGGGCATTGCCAAAGGGCAATCGGAACAAGCACAAGGCGACTGTGATTGCAATGCCATGAAGGGGAGTGCGGCCAATAATAGCACCGCAACAAGTCGCGCGAATCGGCGCGGGAGGGTCGAGTTCAGATTCAGTAGATTAAACATCAATGGATAATTTGGCAAACACGCCTCTTTCCGTTGAAAAAAATTTATCGGCATCGGAAATTTTAACCAAATTCCAATCAATATTTGGAAATTGGTTTTTTCAAAAATCTCCGTAAAGTAATGACAAAATCACAATCTTTGCCCAACAACTGTAGCGCCATATTTCCGCACTTTCGCCAAAATTCGGCAAAACCCCATCTCGACTTTTGCGTTTCCCTGCTGAAATTCTCATCATCGCAAAATGAACTTCCGACGACTTTGCCTCTTCTTTGTGCTGCTTTTGGGTACTGCTTTTTCCGGTTTTTCGCAAACGATACCCTACGAGCCCGGACAAGTACTCGTCAGCCTCCAACCCGGCCTTTCGCCCCAAAACCTTGCCTTGCGCTTGGAACGTCAATTGGCCGTCCCTCCCATTACGACAAATAAAGTGTCCACGTTGCTCAACGTTTGGATTTTTGAAACATTGGCAGGAGGCGAGCTCAAAAGCTTGGATTGGCTGCGCGCTCAACCAGAAGTGCGACAGGCACAATTGAATTTTTGGAGCGAAGAACGAAACGACACCTCTTCACTCCCTTACCCTTACAAACTTATCCCCAACGACCCTCTTTTCCCACAACAATGGCAATATATCAATACTGGCTCGAATGGCGGAACACCCAACGCCGACTTGGATGCTGACCTTGCCTGGGACATCGCCACGGGCGGCCTAACCCCGGCCGGCGACACGATTGTGGTGGCCGTCATTGATGGCGGTGTTGACCCCAACCATCCCGACCTCTCGCCCAACCTTTGGAGAAACTGGGGCGAAATCCCCGGCGACGGCATTGACAACGACAACAATGGCTATGTGGACGATTTTCGAGGATGGAACGTCTTTCAGAACAATGACAACATCACTGGCAACAGCATGGGGCACGGCACACCCGTGAGCGCCATCGTGGGTGCCAGAGGAAACAATGCCGTCGGCGTGACGGGAGTCAACTGGAATGTGAAAATCATGTTCGTGGCAGGCGGAGGCACTCAGGCCAATATCCTCGCTGCTTATGACTATGTGTGGCAGGCCCGGCGACGCTACAACCTCAGCAATGGCCTTCAGGGGGCTTTTGTCGTTGCGGTGAACAGCTCTTTTGGCTCCAACTACGGCCAACCCTCCAACGCGCCACTTTGGTGTGCCATATACGATTCGCTGGGGCAAGCAGGCATCCTGAGCGTGGCTGCCACCGCCAATATCCCCGTCAACGTGGACGTGGTGGGCGACCTCCCCACTGCCTGCCCGAGCGACTTTCTGGTGTCGGTGACCAACCTGACGCGCAGCGACGAAAAAGCCCCCAATGCGGCTTGGGGAGCCAAGCACATTGACTTGGGCGCTTATGGCCAGGAGGTTTATACCGCAGGGTCTAATAGCTCTTACGGGACTTACTCCGGCACTTCATTCGCCACGCCACACGTCAGCGGGGCTATTGGTCTGCTCTACGCAGCACCCTGCCCCAATCTGATTGCCTTGGCCAAAAGCGCACCCGCCACCGCCGCTCTGTGGACAAAAGAACGCCTGCTGAACAGCACCACTCCCAATGCCGCCCTACAAGGCATCACCGTCACGGGCGGGCGGCTCAACCTCTACTCGCTTTTGCAGGACTACGAAGACCAATGCAGCCCCTGCCCACACCCCTTTGCCATGCAGGCGCTCGATGTGACGAGCCATTCAGCCTTTATCAAGTGGTCGAAAATAGCAGATTTTCAAACCGTTCACCTGCGTTGGCGAGCAGTCGGCACCACCAGCTGGAGCATCGCGGCCAATGTGTCGCAGTCTTTTTTTTTGTTGGAAAATTTGAAAGCTTGCACCCAATACGAGTATTCGCTCATCGCGCTCTGTACGAGTGGCCTCACCAGCGGCTGGTCGCCTCCCAACTATTTCAAAACCGATGGATGCTGCGAGCCACCCGCCTCGCTTTGGACGACTTCGGTGGGCAACACGAGCGCGAGCTTTGCTTGGAGCGCCGTCACAGCAGCACAAGGATACCGATTGCGCTTGCGCGCGACAAATGGCAGTTGGGAAATCCACGACATCGGCAACAATCTTGCTTTTGTGGTGAGCAACACGCTGCCCTGCACAGAATATGAAGCGGCGGTGCAAACCGTATGCGATACTGGCTCTACCGTTTTTTCCGCGTCCATTTTTTTCAAAACCACTGGCTGCGGCTCTTGTCTTGATGCCGATTATTGTAGCGCCAAAAGCCAAGATGCCACCGCTGAATGGATTGCGAATGTCAGCATCGGCGATTGGGAACATAACTCTGGCAATGGTGGGGGGGGCTACCAGAATTTCACAAACTGTTTGTGTCCGAGACCCCAGTTTTCCCCGCTCCTTCCTGTGGGTGTCACCATCACGCCCGGGTATCAAAGTCTGCCCTACAAAGAGTTTTTTAGAATCTATATTGACTTCAACATGGATGGCGACTTCGACGACCCCGGCGAGTTGGCCTTCGACCCGGGCTGGGCCTCCGACGAGGCAGTGAGCGGGTTCATCGTGCCGCCCGATTTTGTCAATTCTGGCCTGACTCGAATGCGGGTGATGATGAAGTTCAGGGGTGTCTCTGGTGACTCGCCTTTGCCTTGTGAGACTTTCCAATTCGGTCAGGTGGAGGATTATTGTGCTGAACTATTGACTTCTCCCGTCTCCGTCGAGGTGCCGCGTACCCAACAAAAGCAATTGTCGGTTTATCCGCTGCCCGCCGCCGATGAGGTGTGGCTGGGCTTGCCCGACGGCGTTTCTGGCTCATGGGAAATTGTTGTTTGGGATGTGATGGGGCATCCCATCCATACATCTTCCCAAGCCATGCAAGACAAAGTTCCTTTGCGTCTCTCACTGGCATCGTGGCTTGCGGGCGTTTATTGGGTGCGGCTCTTTCAAGGCGAGCAAGCCTATTCAGGTCGAATTCTGAAACAGTGAGCAAGCGCGGCGGATATGCCGCCCCGGCCTGATTACCGTTGTTTGGTATCCCTGCTAAGGGAGGGGGCGGCGAAGATTGTGTGGCCGCGCACTCCGCCGCTTGTTGTTGGCCGGACACCAACAACGGCAAATCGAATCAATCGTAAACCGCAAATCGCAAATCAAACACCGTCCGCTGCGCTTGGTCGTGCAAGCCCTCAAACCAGTCACAACCTATCAAAATCTTTGAACAGCGAATACTGCACCGCTTCGGCCTTCGCTCGATATTCCTTCCATGAGGTGTCGAGCAGATTGTTCACTTTGCTCACGAGTTCATCGGTTTCGCGTTTAGCCTCCGCAATGGCGATTTGTGCCGTGGCGTTTGGAGCGCCTTGCCCGCCGTTGATGTAGCCCATTGCTTTCCAATACCGCGCGTTGAGCACATCCGGGTTGCGCTGGATGCCTTTTACCTCCTTGTGCGTGAAAAATTGTTCTTTCAGGTTGCTGATAGAGTCTTTCAATGCTTTGCCCATTTTGTTTACTTCTTTTTTGAGGCTATCGGGCACGTTGACGAATTGACTTTCCACCAGCCCAATGGTTTTTTCGGCTTCTTTCAAGCGTTCGTACCCCTTGTTGGCTCGCTCGATGGTCTGGTGCATATCGCGGATGGCGGCGGTCTTGGCTTCGCGGTCGCGGGTAGTGACGTTGAGGCGAGGGTCGTCGAGCACGCGCACCTGTATAGAGTCCTGATAGTCCATGTATTTCACCTTTACCCAATAGGTGCCGGGGCCGACTTGGGGGCCGCCGCCGGGTTCGAGTTGGTCTTTGTCAGGCTCGTTTTTGGAAGGGAAGCGCACGCCCTTTGTGTCCATATTCCAATAGATGGAGCGGGTGAAAAGGGTGTCGAGCTCGGTCTTGAAGCGGCGCAAGGTGTCGCCGTTCGTCGAAAGCACGGTGATGACGGCTTTTTCCTTCTTTTTGCTGGCGGAGCCTTTTTCGTCCTTTTTCTCTTCGCTCGGCTCTTTGTCTCCGTCTTCTTTCGAGGCTTGGGCAGCAGCGCCGAGACCGGGCTTCACCCACACGGGTATGCGCACAGATGTGCCTTTGTTTTCCGCCGAATAGGCGGCATCCACCGCAAAACGCGGCCCATCGAAGGAGCGGTATCGGGCCAAAATGCCTGGCTGTGCGGGGAGGAGTTTGAAAGGCTGGGCAAGCATATTGCCATTGGAGCGGGCGAGTTCGCGCAAGGGCGATAGGTTGTCGAGAATCCAGATGCCGCGCCCGAAGGTGCCGAGCACCAAATCGCCGTCGCGCTGCTGGATTTTCATGTCGAAAATCGGGACTGCGGGAAGGCCTTGCCTGCCGTCGGCATGAGCGGAGCTACCCGGCCACCAGGTCCAATTTTCGCCGTAGTCAATGGAAACATAAAGTCCTTGGTCGGTGCCGAGAAAAATCAGGCTGGGCACTTCGGGGTCTTGCACGACTGACAAAGCGTAATTGCCGTTGTTAAAGTCATTGGGGTTATTGCGGTCATTTTTTGAATTGCTTGAATGACCTAAATGGCTGCTTCGCAAATTACGCGGACTTGCGATTCTTTTCCATGTTTTCCCAAAATCGGTGGTGTGATAGAGGTAGGGTTGCCAGTCGTTTTGGCGATAGTTGTTGAGGGCCACGAAGGCTTCGGCGGCGTTTTTTTGCCCCGGCTCGATGGCTGGTATCCATGCGTTTTTGGGTGCGCCGGGTAGTTTGGAAGCAAAATTCTCCCACGTTTTGCCGTTGTCGCGGGTGAGTTGCACGTTTCCGTCGTCAGTGCCGACCCACACTACGCCGGGCTGCACGGGCGATGGTGCGATGGCGATGATGGTGCAGTGGTTTTCGGCGCTGGTGGCATCGAAAGTGAGGCCGCCGGATTCCTGCTGCTTCATTTTCGAGGTGTCGTTGGTGGTGAGGTCGGGGCTGATGATTTGCCAATTTTGACCCAAGTCGGTGGAATAATGCAGGAATTGGCTGCCGAAGTAAATCCCGTGTGGTCGGTGTGGGTCTTGGGCGAGGGCGGCGTTCCAGTTGAAGCGCAGTTTGGCTTGGCCGTCGGGATGCAGCGGCTTGAGGTAGCGGGTGTCGCCGGTCTGGCGGTCAATGAGGCCGAGCTCGCCGCCTTGCGACATGGCGAACACATAGCGCGGGTCGTCTTTGCGCGGCATGGTCTCGAAGCCGTCGCCAAAATAGACCTCCTGCCAGTCGGAGTTGCGGATGCCGCCCGATTTCCACACCGCCGAGGGGCCTACCCACGAGCCGTTGTCCTGCAAGCCGCCATAGACGTTGTAGGGTATTTCGTTGTCGGTCTCGACGTGATAAAACTGGCCGACGGGGATGTTTTCGGCGTAGCGCCAAGTTTTTCCGCCGTCGAGGGTGATGTTGAGGCCGCCGTCGTTGCCGTTGATGATGTAGTTGGGGTTGTCTGGCGAAATCCAGAAGGCGTGGTGGTCGGGGTGGATGTGCCAGCCCGCCCAAGTCTCGAAGGTTTTGCCGCCGTCTTCGCTGCGCGAGATGTAGGTGTAAATCGAATAGACGCGATTTTCGTTTTTCGGGTCCACATAGATTTCGGAGTAGTAGAAAGGTCGGTCGCCCATGCCCTTGTCGGCCATTTTTTTCCATTTTCTGCCGCCATCGGTGCTTTTGTAGAGTGCGTTGTCTTTGGCTTCCACGAGCGCGTACACCACATCGGGGTTGCTTTTGGCAACGGCAAGGCCCATGCGGCCGAGTTCGCCTTCGGGCAGGCCGTCCTTGTCGGTGCGGCGTTCCCAGGTCTCGCCCGCGTCGTAGCTCACATAGAGGCCTGAGCCTTTGCCACCGCTTTTGAAAAACCAAGGCCATCGTTGGTATTCCCACAAGGCGGCGAAGAGTTTGTTGGGGTTTTGCGGGTCGGCCACGAGTTCGGCACAGCCTGTCAAATCGTTCACAAACAGCACTTTGCGCCAAGTTTTGCCGCCGTCGCTGCTTTTGAACACGCCGCGTTCGGCGTTGGGGCCGTAGGCGGAGCCGAGCGAGGCCGCAAAAATCACGTCGGGGTTGTCGCGGTGCAACACGACGCGGTGGATGGTGCGGGTGTTTTGCAGGCCCATGCACACCCAGTCCAGCCCGCCGTTGATTGTTTTGAAAATGCCCGCGCCGAAATTCTGGGAGTTGCGGGGGTTGCCTTCGCCAGTGCCGACCCAGATTTCGTCGGGGTTGCGCGGATGGATGGCGATGGAGCCGATGCTTTGCGTCGGAGCGTTGTCGAAGATGGGTTCCCATTGGGTGCCGCCGCTTCTGGAGCGCCATACGCCGCCGGACGCTGCTCCGGCATAGATGACTTCCGGCCGCACGGGGTCAACGGCGATAGCGGTGATGCGCCCCGACATGGCGCCGGGACCGATGTTGCGGATATGGAGGGTTTTTAAAATCTCGGCATCGAGTTTTTGGGAAAAAAGGCCGCTTGCGAGGCCGCTTAGCAAAAAGGCAAGTGTGATATGCTTCATCCAAAAATTGATTTAGTTGGGGCAAAACTGCAAAATCATGCGCAAAAACGAGTGTTTTTCGATGAAAGGGCGTGTCGCGTGAGCTATATGCCTAACTTTGGCACATGATTCATTGGCTCCTCAACTTGTTTTGCTCTTTTTTTCACCGGCTAAAATTTTTTTTCAACATGAATAA
This genomic interval from Saprospiraceae bacterium contains the following:
- a CDS encoding S8 family serine peptidase, yielding MNFRRLCLFFVLLLGTAFSGFSQTIPYEPGQVLVSLQPGLSPQNLALRLERQLAVPPITTNKVSTLLNVWIFETLAGGELKSLDWLRAQPEVRQAQLNFWSEERNDTSSLPYPYKLIPNDPLFPQQWQYINTGSNGGTPNADLDADLAWDIATGGLTPAGDTIVVAVIDGGVDPNHPDLSPNLWRNWGEIPGDGIDNDNNGYVDDFRGWNVFQNNDNITGNSMGHGTPVSAIVGARGNNAVGVTGVNWNVKIMFVAGGGTQANILAAYDYVWQARRRYNLSNGLQGAFVVAVNSSFGSNYGQPSNAPLWCAIYDSLGQAGILSVAATANIPVNVDVVGDLPTACPSDFLVSVTNLTRSDEKAPNAAWGAKHIDLGAYGQEVYTAGSNSSYGTYSGTSFATPHVSGAIGLLYAAPCPNLIALAKSAPATAALWTKERLLNSTTPNAALQGITVTGGRLNLYSLLQDYEDQCSPCPHPFAMQALDVTSHSAFIKWSKIADFQTVHLRWRAVGTTSWSIAANVSQSFFLLENLKACTQYEYSLIALCTSGLTSGWSPPNYFKTDGCCEPPASLWTTSVGNTSASFAWSAVTAAQGYRLRLRATNGSWEIHDIGNNLAFVVSNTLPCTEYEAAVQTVCDTGSTVFSASIFFKTTGCGSCLDADYCSAKSQDATAEWIANVSIGDWEHNSGNGGGGYQNFTNCLCPRPQFSPLLPVGVTITPGYQSLPYKEFFRIYIDFNMDGDFDDPGELAFDPGWASDEAVSGFIVPPDFVNSGLTRMRVMMKFRGVSGDSPLPCETFQFGQVEDYCAELLTSPVSVEVPRTQQKQLSVYPLPAADEVWLGLPDGVSGSWEIVVWDVMGHPIHTSSQAMQDKVPLRLSLASWLAGVYWVRLFQGEQAYSGRILKQ